CATCGACAGGACCTATTTCCATGATATTGCCAAGATACAGAACACCCACATAGTCGGAAAACTGACTGACTATTTTTAGATCATGCGTAATAAACACATACGTCAGGGAGAACTCCTTCTGCAGATCGCCGAGAAGATTCAGCGTCTGTGCCTGCACCGAAACGTCAAGTGCAGAAGTCGGCTCATCAAGAACCAGGAGTTCCGGCTGTAGTATGAGCGACCTGGCAACAGACACTCTCTGCTTCTGTCCGCCGCTGAGTTCATGAGGAAATTTCCTAACGGTAAGCCTGTCAAGACCTACAGATTCAAGAATCCCCATAACTTTCTCTCTTCTTTCTTTCGAGCTCCCGAGTTTGTGGATTCGTAAGCCTTCCTCAATAATTGCGAAGACATTCTTTCGAGGGTTCAGCGAAGCATCGGGATCCTGAAATATCATCTGAATGTTTCTGTAGTCCTCCTTCGTTCTTCCAATCGGCTTGCCCATGTACAAAATCTCACCGGTTGTCGCCTTATATGCTCCGCAGATCAATCTCGCTATCGTCGACTTGCCCGAGCCGCTTTCGCCTACAAGACTGAAAACGGCGCCCCTTTCCACTCCGAAAGAGACATCATCAACAGCAGTAAGAAACCTTGTGGGTTTTCCGAAGATACTGTCTTCGACTGGAAATCTTTTCGTGAGATTTCTAACTTCAAGCATTCTCATTCTTAACGACCTCACTCTTATGGAGCCAACACCAGACAGTGGAAGAGTCCACTTTGAAGGCCGGCGGCTCCTCCTCAGCACAGATCTTCATCGCTCTGCTGCACCTTGGATGAAAACGGCAGCCTTTCGGAGGTTCAAGAAGGCCGGGAACATTGCCCTTTATCGAAAGGAGCCTTTCCTTTCTCTTCTCCGGAATCAATTTCGGTACAGAATCAAGCAGCCCGATAGTATACGGATGTTTGGGGTTTTTGAAAATCTCTTCAACACTAGCGTTCTCCACCTGTTTGCCTGCATACATGACCATTACCCTGTCAGCGATTTGGGCAATCACTCCCAGATCATGCGTTATGAAAATGAGCGAAGTCTCGAACTTCTGCTTCAGCTCACGGAAAAGGTAGAGTATCTGAGACTGAATGGTAACATCGAGAGCCGTTGTAGGTTCGTCAGCAATAAGTAGTTTCGGATTGCACAGCATTGCCATTGCAATCATGATCCTCTGCCGCATACCTCCGCTATACTCAAAAGGGTAACGATTCAGAAGATTCTCGGGAGAGGGGATTCCCAGGCTCTTCATCATTAGAATCGACTTTTCTCTTGCTTCAATCTTGCTCATATTCATATGATTGACAAGCACCTCGACCAACTGAGCCCCAATCTTCATCGACGGATTGAGCGAGTTAAGAGGGTTCTGGAAGACCATAGAAATTCTCTTTCCCCTGATATTCTCGGCTTCTTTGAGAAGATTCTCCCCCATAAATTCCATCTTCCCTGCCTTGACAGTTCCCGGAGGCGACGGTATCAAACCCATTAAAGAAAGGGCCGTAACGCTCTTTCCGGAACCGCTTTCACCCACTATTCCAAGAACTTCTCTTTCGCCCACCGAAAAACTTATGCCATCCGGCGCGCGAAGCTTACCTTCCGGCAGCTTGAATTCTACCGTAAGATCTTCAACGGTAAGTACCTGGCTCAAAACTCTTTCCTTCTTTCCTCAAAGTAGTCTACTGCTTCCTTCAAAACAGATTGATCTGACAAAAGATCATAGACCGTAAGAGCCATTGCTTTCGCCGCTCTTAACATGGCTTTGTAACCATATTCGGAACTGGCACAGGAAGCAAACTCTTTTGTATGAGTTGGAATATCTTTGCCCCCTGTAATATCTATGTATCCCTGTATCGCCGGGAGTACATGTGTCACAGAGCCAACATCCGTCGAACCCACTCCCTGCTCGTAAGTCCGTGGAGTAGTCTCCTCTCCTGCTGACTCGAAATTCTTGTCGAGAAGCCTAGCAATTGGAACGTTTACATAGACCTCTTCCATTTGCTCCGTCTGCTTCAACGAGAACTCGCAACCGGTTGCTAGTGCTCCTGCTTCTACAACCCTTCTGAACTTCTCTGAAACCTCATCGACTTCCTCCATCGTCAAAGCT
Above is a window of Mesotoga infera DNA encoding:
- a CDS encoding ABC transporter ATP-binding protein, whose protein sequence is MRMLEVRNLTKRFPVEDSIFGKPTRFLTAVDDVSFGVERGAVFSLVGESGSGKSTIARLICGAYKATTGEILYMGKPIGRTKEDYRNIQMIFQDPDASLNPRKNVFAIIEEGLRIHKLGSSKERREKVMGILESVGLDRLTVRKFPHELSGGQKQRVSVARSLILQPELLVLDEPTSALDVSVQAQTLNLLGDLQKEFSLTYVFITHDLKIVSQFSDYVGVLYLGNIMEIGPVDEIIDNPLHPYTQGLLESVPQPDPSKKAMNEILKGEIPSPLNPPKGCPFITRCPKAYEPCTEKPGLTVVGDRLVRCHLYDTGGN
- a CDS encoding ABC transporter ATP-binding protein — its product is MSQVLTVEDLTVEFKLPEGKLRAPDGISFSVGEREVLGIVGESGSGKSVTALSLMGLIPSPPGTVKAGKMEFMGENLLKEAENIRGKRISMVFQNPLNSLNPSMKIGAQLVEVLVNHMNMSKIEAREKSILMMKSLGIPSPENLLNRYPFEYSGGMRQRIMIAMAMLCNPKLLIADEPTTALDVTIQSQILYLFRELKQKFETSLIFITHDLGVIAQIADRVMVMYAGKQVENASVEEIFKNPKHPYTIGLLDSVPKLIPEKRKERLLSIKGNVPGLLEPPKGCRFHPRCSRAMKICAEEEPPAFKVDSSTVWCWLHKSEVVKNENA